Within the Streptomyces sp. NBC_00554 genome, the region CGAACTGCGCCGCACGCTGGTCGGCGTCAAGCGCGGCGCCCTGATCCACATGCGCGACCAGCGCGTCATCGACGACATCGTCCTACGTCGGCTGCAGTCGGTCCTGGACAGCGAGGAAATCAGGATCGAGCTGGCCCTGCGTGCCTTCGCCGGCCGGCCGCCCTCACCACCGGCCGACGGCACGGCCGATCCGCGCGACAGGGTGCCCGGGGAGTGAGACACGTCGTCGGTGGCCCGGCCGGGTTCCGGAGTCAGTCGTCGCTCGGGAGCAAGGTCTCGCCCGCCGGCAGGCGTACCGCGGTCCTGACGAGCTCGTCGACCTGCGCTGCGGGAACGACGATGCCGGGTGTCTGGAGGGTCCAGCGGAAGAAGGCCTCGACGTTCATGGGGGGTGTTTCGCCGAGATAGGGCTGGACGTACACCGGTGTGTTCGGTTCACTGCGCCAACTGGTGGCGAGCGCACCGATGTTCACCGTGTCGTAGCCGAGGATGTCCAACAGCCGGGTGGCCTCTGTGTTGGCCTCCGCGTCGTCCGCGGCGATGGGCAGGGCACTGCGGTCCGGCGCGCCCGCGGGCCGGGCGAGGGAGACCAACTGGTGCGGGGTGATGTTGTTCAGTGCCTTGACGACATGGGAGCCCGCGAGGTGGCGCTGGATCAGAGCGCTGGAGGTCAGTTCACCCGCGTCCAGTTCGGCCAGGTGGCCGTCCCGCTGCGGGTAGTAGTTCGCCGTGTCCAGCACCGTCTTGCCGGCCAGGGCATCGGCGGGGAGGTCTTTGTAGGCATTGAGTGGGATGGCCGCCACCACCAGGTCCGCGGCGCGTGCTGCTTCTGCCGGTGTGGCCGCTCGGGCACTTCCGCCCAGGTCGGCGACAAGGTCAGCGAGTGTCTCAGGGCCTCGCGAATTACTGAGGACAACCTCGAGGCCTGCCGCAACGGCCAGACGGGCGACGGAAGATCCGATCATTCCGCTGCCGATGAGTCCGAGCGTTTTGGGCATGGCTTCTCTCCGTTCGTTGGTGTGGATGCCACGGCAGGAGCCGGCGGGCGGCGAGCGAGCGTGGCAGGGCCCACGCCGGTCGCGCGTGGGTGGCCCGCCACACAGCATGGAACGGCCGCGACCGCTCACCCAGGCTCGTGTTCTGCGTACTCACGGCGTGATCACCCGCGGCACGTCCCGGCGTAAAGTCGTCATGTGGACGATCGGACCGAGCTGAGCGACTTCCTCAAATCACGCCGTGCCCGCCTGCGCCCGGAGGACGTCGGGTTGCGCGACTACGGCGGAGTACGCCGGGTCGCGGGCCTGCGGCGTGAGGAGTTGGCCCGGCTGGCGGGCGTGAGCATCGCCCACTACACGCGTCTGGAACAGGGCAAGGGCGAGGCCGTCTCGGACGAGGTTCTGGACGCCGTCGGCGCGGCGCTGCGTCTGAACGCTGACGAATCGGCGTACCTGCACCGGATCGCACGGCGCCCCCGGCCCTGCGTCGGGGGCGTGGCCTCGTACGATGTGCGTCCGGGCCTGCGCTACCTGCTGGAGTCGTTCGTGATGACGCCGGCGCTGCTGGTCGGGCGGCACACCCAGATCCTCGGCTGGAACGGGCTCGCGGTAGCGGTGTTCGGCGACTTTCCCGCACTGCCGGAGAGCCGCCGCACGATCTCACACCTGTGGTTCACCGACTCCTACCTGCAACTGCACGGCACCGGTTGGGAACGGGCGGCACGCGAGCACGTGGCACATCTGCGCGTTCTGCTCGGGCGGTATCGCGGGGACGCCGAGCTCGCGGCGCACA harbors:
- a CDS encoding helix-turn-helix domain-containing protein — its product is MDDRTELSDFLKSRRARLRPEDVGLRDYGGVRRVAGLRREELARLAGVSIAHYTRLEQGKGEAVSDEVLDAVGAALRLNADESAYLHRIARRPRPCVGGVASYDVRPGLRYLLESFVMTPALLVGRHTQILGWNGLAVAVFGDFPALPESRRTISHLWFTDSYLQLHGTGWERAAREHVAHLRVLLGRYRGDAELAAHIDHMRDLSADFARMWAEHPVAQVRDRAYVLHHPVVGELTLHGELIALPDDPACWGLDLFAAEPGSASEQALRKLASL
- a CDS encoding NADPH-dependent F420 reductase translates to MHTNERREAMPKTLGLIGSGMIGSSVARLAVAAGLEVVLSNSRGPETLADLVADLGGSARAATPAEAARAADLVVAAIPLNAYKDLPADALAGKTVLDTANYYPQRDGHLAELDAGELTSSALIQRHLAGSHVVKALNNITPHQLVSLARPAGAPDRSALPIAADDAEANTEATRLLDILGYDTVNIGALATSWRSEPNTPVYVQPYLGETPPMNVEAFFRWTLQTPGIVVPAAQVDELVRTAVRLPAGETLLPSDD